One genomic segment of Clostridium saccharoperbutylacetonicum N1-4(HMT) includes these proteins:
- the trxA gene encoding thioredoxin — MVKVIEENVFKSEISEGIVVVDFFATWCGPCKMLSPILDDLSAEMEGKVKFIKVDVDSCTEIVNEYDVSNIPAVFIFKNGEKKDVLVGFSPKENIKEKIDLYL, encoded by the coding sequence ATGGTAAAAGTAATTGAAGAAAATGTATTCAAAAGTGAAATAAGTGAAGGAATTGTGGTAGTTGACTTTTTTGCCACATGGTGTGGACCATGCAAGATGCTATCACCTATATTGGATGATTTATCTGCAGAAATGGAAGGGAAAGTTAAATTTATAAAAGTAGATGTAGATAGTTGTACAGAAATTGTTAATGAATATGATGTTTCTAATATACCTGCTGTTTTCATATTTAAGAATGGTGAAAAAAAGGATGTATTAGTTGGATTTTCCCCAAAGGAAAATATTAAAGAAAAAATAGATCTTTATTTATAA